In Gymnogyps californianus isolate 813 chromosome 1, ASM1813914v2, whole genome shotgun sequence, the following are encoded in one genomic region:
- the CHRM2 gene encoding muscarinic acetylcholine receptor M2, translated as MNNSTYINSSTENVMALESPYKTVEVVFIVLVAGSLSLVTIIGNILVMVSIKVNRHLQTVNNYFLFSLACADLIIGIFSMNLYTLYTVIGYWPLGPVVCDLWLALDYVVSNASVMNLLIISFDRYFCVTKPLTYPVKRTTKMAGMMIAAAWVLSFILWAPAILFWQFIVGGRTVPDRDCYIQFFSNAAVTFGTAIAAFYLPVIIMTVLYWQISRASKSRIKKGKKEAAQNQDTASPSLVQGKIVKPNNNNIPTSGDGLEHRKIQNGKTTGETVTENCVQGEEKESSNDSTSVSVVASNMKEDEAAKDASQASASQDHLKVENSKLTCIRIVTKSQKGDCCAPTNTTVEIVGTNGEEKQNSVARKIVKMTKQPAKKKPPPSREKKVTRTILAILLAFIITWTPYNVMVLINSFCTSCIPGTVWTIGYWLCYINSTINPACYALCNATFKKTFKHLLMCHYKNIGATR; from the coding sequence atgaatAACTCAACGTACATAAACTCTTCCACTGAAAATGTGATGGCTTTGGAGAGCCCCTATAAAACTGTTGAGGTGGTCTTCATCGTCCTGGTAGCAGGGTCTCTCAGTCTAGTCACCATAATTGGGAACATCCTGGTCATGGTGTCAATCAAAGTCAACAGGCACCTACAGACTGTCAACAACTATTTCCTGTTCAGCTTGGCCTGCGCTGACTTGATCATCGGCATCTTTTCAATGAACCTATACACCCTCTACACTGTGATAGGCTACTGGCCCTTAGGACCTGTGGTGTGCGACCTCTGGCTGGCTCTTGACTATGTGGTCAGCAACGCCTCTGTAATGAACCTCCTCATTATCAGCTTTGACAGATACTTTTGTGTCACCAAGCCTCTGACATATCCTGTAAAGCGGACCACTAAGATGGCAGGCATGATGATTGCAGCCGCATGGGTGCTCTCCTTCATCCTGTGGGCCCCTGCAATTCTCTTCTGGCAGTTCATTGTGGGAGGAAGGACTGTCCCAGACAGGGATTGCTACATCCAGTTTTTTTCCAATGCTGCCGTCACTTTTGGCACTGCCATTGCAGCCTTCTATTTGCCTGTTATCATCATGACTGTCCTTTACTGGCAAATCTCTCGAGCCAGTAAGAGTCGgataaagaaagggaaaaaggaagctGCCCAAAACCAAGATACAGCTTCCCCCAGCCTTGTCCAAGGTAAAATAGTGAAACCAAACAATAACAACATCCCAACCAGTGGGGATGGGTTGGAgcacagaaaaattcagaatggAAAAACCACCGGAGAGACTGTGACGGAGAACTGTGTTcaaggggaggagaaggagagctCCAATGACTCCACCTCTGTCAGTGTGGTCGCTTCCAACATGAAAGAGGACGAAGCTGCCAAAGATGCCAGTCAGGCTTCTGCCTCCCAAGACCATCTCAAAGTGGAGAACTCCAAGCTGACATGCATCAGGATAGTCACCAAGTCCCAAAAGGGTGACTGCTGTGCCCCCACCAACACTACTGTGGAGATTGTAGGCACCAAcggggaggagaagcagaataGTGTAGCCCGGAAAATTGTCAAGATGACAAAGCAGCCAGCCAAAAAGAAACCACCTCCttctagagagaaaaaagtgaCAAGGACTATTTTGGCCATCCTCCTGGCCTTCATCATCACCTGGACACCATACAACGTGATGGTGCTCATCAACAGCTTCTGCACATCCTGCATCCCTGGCACTGTATGGACTATAGGTTATTGGCTCTGTTACATCAACAGCACCATCAACCCTGCTTGTTACGCGCTCTGCAATGCTACTTTCAAGAAGACCTTTAAGCACCTTCTTATGTGTCATTACAAGAATATAGGAGCTAcaaggtaa